One Trichomycterus rosablanca isolate fTriRos1 chromosome 23, fTriRos1.hap1, whole genome shotgun sequence genomic window carries:
- the rnf6 gene encoding E3 ubiquitin-protein ligase RNF6: MDPPGGRDERRRQAERLRREEAYYHFIDELSEEEYRLMRDSNLLGTPGEVTAEELRQRLDGAKERVSSQPQAETRPQNSEAGNEGSSGAVEPGAESTNGDSLLEWLNTFRRTGNATRSGQSGNQTWRAVSRTNPNSGEFRFSLEININHEQPEPGEHNDAPEPAESPVPQRASVSLRAPPRPPPPYPALGRRAQARRTRSSTTPPITPPLISHAPYTSLRRNLVLPQLAPVSVQSPSTSQTQEQYSASVVGEVQASPTLLNNTEATDADNEGLDSTDAVSQTGPQGAGASREARARTRTRGRVRRAAPSRSALRSRSPLDRNSAQSVSPAPSNPPPAAEPSVNTSVAMETSEASVETVAPAEAAPDASAEEGEPQGSGASGGVRRHPTIMLDLQVRRIRPGENRDRDSIASRTRSRARAAENTVTFESDSGGFRRTISRSERAGIRTYVSTIRIPLRRISETGLSEPSSTALRSILRQIMTGFGELSSLMETEADSESGAVAGPNVAVDPGTNRAQEGEGTAATTDSRQDGGPVGEAGQARVAAGGRDTNNLVENGTLPILRLAHFFLLNDEDDDEHPRGLTKEQIDNLATRTYGQASLEGEQGRACSVCINEYAQGNKLRSLPCAHEFHIHCIDRWLSENNTCPICRQPILSSHQD; this comes from the exons GTGAAGTCACAGCTGAGGAACTGAGGCAGCGACTGGACGGAGCAAAGGAGCGAGTCTCCTCCCAGCCTCAAGCCGAAACACGTCCTCAGAACAGCGAGGCAGGAAACGAGGGCAGCAGCG GTGCCGTCGAGCCCGGGGCCGAGAGCACCAACGGAGACTCCTTGCTGGAGTGGCTGAACACGTTTCGGCGCACGGGCAACGCCACCCGCAGCGGCCAGAGCGGCAACCAGACGTGGCGGGCCGTCAGCCGCACGAACCCGAACAGCGGCGAGTTCCGCTTCAGCCTGGAGATCAACATCAACCACGAGCAGCCCGAGCCCGGCGAGCACAACGACGCCCCTGAACCCGCCGAATCCCCCGTCCCCCAGAGGGCCTCCGTGTCTTTACGCGCTCCCCCTCGGCCTCCGCCGCCGTACCCCGCTTTGGGGAGAAGGGCGCAGGCACGGCGCACTCGTAGTAGCACTACCCCACCCATAACTCCGCCCCTAATCTCTCATGCACCTTATACGAGTCTAAGAAGGAACCTCGTTCTGCCTCAGCTGGCGCCCGTTTCTGTACAGAGCCCGTCCACTTCCCAAACGCAAGAGCAGTATAGTGCCAGTGTCGTGGGCGAAGTACAAGCCTCGCCCACGTTGCTTAATAATACAGAAGCCACGGATGCTGATAATGAAGGTCTGGACTCTACGGATGCTGTGTCTCAAACCGGCCCGCAGGGGGCGGGAGCTAGCCGCGAGGCACGCGCCAGGACTCGTACGCGCGGCCGGGTGCGCCGGGCGGCTCCGTCCCGGTCTGCGTTACGCAGCCGCTCCCCTCTAGATAGAAACTCTGCCCAAAGTGTTAGCCCCGCCCCGAGCAACCCTCCTCCCGCTGCCGAGCCCAGTGTGAACACATCTGTCGCTATGGAGACGAGTGAAGCGTCTGTGGAAACGGTCGCTCCTGCAGAAGCCGCTCCGGACGCCAGCGCGGAGGAGGGCGAGCCGCAGGGATCGGGCGCATCCGGAGGCGTACGCCGGCACCCGACCATCATGCTCGACCTGCAGGTGCGCCGCATCCGACCCGGCGAGAACCGCGACAGGGACAGTATCGCTAGCCGTACGCGATCGCGCGCCCGCGCCGCCGAGAACACCGTGACCTTCGAGAGCGACAGCGGAGGTTTCCGGAGGACCATTTCTCGTTCGGAGCGTGCTGGCATCCGCACCTACGTGAGCACCATTCGTATTCCCCTGCGCCGCATCTCCGAGACCGGTCTGAGCGAGCCGAGCTCCACGGCGCTTCGCTCCATCCTGCGGCAGATCATGACCGGGTTCGGCGAGCTGAGCTCCCTGATGGAGACCGAGGCCGACTCGGAGAGCGGCGCCGTCGCCGGACCGAACGTCGCCGTCGACCCCGGAACGAATCGGGCGCAGGAGGGCGAGGGGACAGCCGCTACTACGGACTCACGACAAGACGGTGGACCCGTGGGCGAGGCGGGACAGGCGAGGGTGGCCGCCGGCGGACGAGACACCAACAATTTAGTGGAGAACGGGACGCTGCCCATCCTGCGGCTGGCGCACTTCTTCTTGCTCAACGACGAGGACGACGACGAGCACCCGCGCGGCCTCACCAAGGAGCAGATCGACAATCTGGCCACGCGCACCTACGGCCAGGCCAGCCTGGAGGGCGAGCAGGGCCGCGCCTGCAGCGTGTGCATCAACGAGTACGCGCAGGGCAACAAGCTGCGCAGCCTGCCCTGCGCCCACGAGTTCCACATCCACTGCATCGACCGCTGGCTGTCGGAGAACAACACGTGCCCCATCTGCAGGCAGCCCATCCTCTCCAGCCACCAGGACTGA